The sequence AAATATAATTATTTTGACGCGCGAATACAGTTACCAAAAACCCCACTTTCAGGAAACTCAACCTCCTGAATATCAATATTTTTAAAGCCTACGGCCTCTAGCCGCATTTGAGTTTCGCGTGTATTTCCCAGCTGTTCGGTAGCTTTTAGTAAAGTCTGAGCCCTAGCCTTGTGAGAAGTTATAGAATTCATATATGCAACATAGACTTGACGTGACTCAACTTCATTACCTTTTGCGGCAGCCTGCAATAGATGTTTTGTCGCTGGTACAAAATTCATTGCGTGAAAAGCCGGGCTACGTTCATACTTTCGCGCAAACTGGTTAAGCATTTGTTGCGCCTGTAGCGCTGAACGCGGCAAATTGCTCGGGCCATGTTTCAATAGCGCCTCTTGTAACGGTGCCACAGCTTTCTTAAGGTGCTTTACCACTGATGGAGTTAAATCATAAATAGCCTGGCTCTTTTTATAAATTAGCGACGACTCAGAATGTACCAAGGCGATGAAAGAGCCCCCTCTTTTCAATTGGGCATGCAAATTTTTCAACCCCTCTTTCATATCACCGTATTCAACACCATAGTGAGATACGAACATACCTACTTTTTTATTAGAGGGTAGCTTGAACGTTTCATAAGGCGTATTTCCTGAAAGTTTTAGCTCTTTATTCGGCGGGTTTATCTCAGCAGAATCTATCCCTTGAACATCTAACTTCTTACCTTTCTCTTCTGAATATTCAGTCAACCACTGAACCACAGCACCATTACCTGTACCAATGTCGACTATCGGCTGCTTTATATCGGCTTCATCGAAGCGCTCAAACCAAAATTTACGCATTTGGTAAGCTTGTAAGCGTGACTTTTCATCCAGAAAACTTGCTTTCGCAGCGCGTTGCCAATACTCAGTCCATGGGTTCTTTGTTGTTTTCATTATTGTTAGCTCCAGTACTACTACGACAGTCTTTTCATGCTACCACAAAAAAGCCCGGCTCAAAGAGCCGGGCTTGCTTTATTCTGCGGTTAAAGCAGAGTGTTTTAGAACGACTGTTCGTACTTGAAAAATACCGTACGACCTAATACGTCATACAAGCTCCAAGTAACATCGCGGTAGTCACGGAAACCGTCATACCAGCCAGTTGGTTCTTTATCAAACACGTTGTTAACGCCAACAGTGAAGCGACCATCCATTGAGTTTGTGTAAGACACTTGAGCGTTATGTTTTACATAGCTAGGAATAGCTTGCAAGTAATCTACACCGTACTCTTCATTACCAGAATCTTGTGGACCAATGTAGTATGTAGTCCACGCAGCGCCCCAGCTATCTTTTGTCCAGTTAACTGCAACGTTTGCACGAAGCTCTGGGTAGTCCTGAATACCTGCATAATCAAACGGTGCCGCACCTTCGCGTGTAACTTCTACATAATCACGAACATAGCTTGCTTCACCTTTAACACCGATATTACCGTACTGAGTACTGAGGTTATAGTTAGTCTTAAAGTCGAAACCAGAAGTTTCTAAACTCGCCATGTTCTCATTATAGCTGTACATTGCGGTGATTTTACCATCGCCGCCTTCTCGCACGACTAATGGGTTTGATCCAATACCGCCTTCCCGCTCTTCCTGCAGCAAGCGATCTACGCTGATAGCTTCAATCTTATTATCGAGTTTGACATCGTAGTATGAAAGTTCTGCCGACCAGTTGTTGGTGATGTTGTAAACAGCGCCAACTGTCAAAGACTCACCTTCTTCCGGCTGTAGGTCAGGTGTACCACCGAACCAAGTTTTGTGCTGAGTACCACGCTCATCACAATATACTGGGTCAGAGTTATTCGGGTTATCACACCACATAGTGTCGACTGCAGTTTCGAAACTTAATGCTTCTGACGCAAACATCTCACCCATGTTTGGTGCACGGAACGACTCACCCCAGCTTGCACGTAACAGTAATGAATCTGTTGCACGCCATGCAATGCCTAATTGTGGAGCAACGTTATCAAATGTTCCGCCAACAACTTCACCACCGACATCACCTTGCTGGTCGTATTCGTCGTAGCGTACGGCTGCATTAACATCTATGTTATATGGCAGAGATGTTTGAAGTTCTGCATAGACTGATGTGCGATCACGGTCAGCAAATACATCATCACCACCTGAACCGCCCGAAATGTTGCCAGAAGCTGATTGTGGGTCGCTTTGCTGAGTGAAGTCAATGCGTTCGAATTCAGCACCAACCAAACCAGACATTGATACAGTACCGTTATCGAACAACAGAGTAGATAAGAAGCCGTCTATTTGCGTGCTATCAAACTCAGCGCGATATAAACCTGTGTGAG comes from Idiomarina sp. X4 and encodes:
- a CDS encoding SAM-dependent methyltransferase, which codes for MRKFWFERFDEADIKQPIVDIGTGNGAVVQWLTEYSEEKGKKLDVQGIDSAEINPPNKELKLSGNTPYETFKLPSNKKVGMFVSHYGVEYGDMKEGLKNLHAQLKRGGSFIALVHSESSLIYKKSQAIYDLTPSVVKHLKKAVAPLQEALLKHGPSNLPRSALQAQQMLNQFARKYERSPAFHAMNFVPATKHLLQAAAKGNEVESRQVYVAYMNSITSHKARAQTLLKATEQLGNTRETQMRLEAVGFKNIDIQEVEFPESGVFGNCIRASK